The Opitutus sp. ER46 genome contains a region encoding:
- a CDS encoding alpha-amylase family glycosyl hydrolase — protein sequence MRSLRSPWRASFRALLACAGAGLVSGLSSLSATPAPDDPPVGWWREATFYEIFVRSFADARTGPLAGDGIGDLQGAIERLDHLNDGRGAAGTSLGVNAVWLMPIHPSPSYHGYDVTDYFAVNPQYGDIALMKRFVAEAHRRGIRVIIDFVLNHSSSAHPWFVAALADGTLPGGQKARELFRFAPLPEQLAGPWGQWVWYPAGRDFYYAVFSPDMPDWNFRHPAVTAHHRRAAAFWLRDVGVDGLRLDAVRYFCETGDALQDTEETRQWLREFTAYCHQVKPDAFVIGENTADMREVTRNLRGGSLDSAFEFDLAKATIQAVRLETPGILQQALTQLGQLYGNDAPWATILTNHDQERAITQLGGDLARTRLATAVLFTLPGVPFVYYGEELGLRGAKPDPELRTPMPWTPESPHAGFTPAGVAPWHPLTAAIATENVATQEADPHSMLALYRRLVRLNANSPALRHGQPVAVTGNDRSVYATLRQTPAEVVLVIANFTARPRPGPQLSAVVSCIQVGWTATELLQGAAVAAVQTNAQGGFAQYAPLAELAPLTLYVVRWRAP from the coding sequence ATGCGTTCGCTGCGTTCCCCTTGGCGCGCCTCGTTCCGCGCCCTCCTCGCCTGCGCCGGAGCCGGTCTGGTCTCCGGTTTGTCCTCCCTGAGTGCAACCCCGGCGCCGGATGATCCCCCGGTCGGCTGGTGGCGCGAGGCCACCTTCTACGAGATCTTCGTCCGCTCCTTTGCCGACGCCCGCACGGGCCCGCTCGCCGGCGACGGCATCGGGGATCTGCAGGGCGCGATCGAGCGCCTCGATCATCTCAACGACGGCCGTGGCGCCGCCGGCACCTCCCTGGGCGTGAATGCCGTCTGGCTCATGCCGATCCACCCATCGCCCAGCTATCACGGCTACGACGTAACCGACTACTTCGCCGTGAATCCACAATATGGTGACATCGCCCTCATGAAGCGCTTTGTCGCCGAGGCCCACCGCCGCGGCATCCGGGTCATCATCGACTTCGTCCTCAACCACAGTTCGTCCGCCCACCCCTGGTTCGTCGCCGCGCTGGCCGATGGCACGCTCCCCGGCGGCCAGAAGGCACGGGAGCTGTTCCGCTTCGCGCCGCTGCCCGAGCAGCTCGCCGGCCCCTGGGGACAGTGGGTGTGGTATCCGGCCGGCCGGGATTTCTACTACGCCGTCTTTTCGCCAGACATGCCCGACTGGAACTTCCGCCATCCCGCCGTCACCGCCCACCATCGGCGCGCCGCCGCCTTCTGGCTGCGGGACGTGGGCGTAGACGGCCTCCGGCTCGACGCCGTGCGCTACTTTTGCGAGACCGGCGACGCCCTGCAGGACACCGAGGAGACGCGGCAATGGCTGCGTGAGTTCACCGCCTACTGCCACCAGGTAAAACCGGACGCGTTCGTCATCGGCGAGAACACCGCGGACATGCGCGAGGTCACCCGCAACCTCCGCGGTGGTTCCCTCGACAGCGCCTTCGAGTTCGACCTGGCCAAGGCCACGATCCAGGCCGTGCGGCTGGAAACGCCCGGCATCCTGCAGCAGGCGCTCACCCAGCTCGGCCAACTCTACGGCAACGACGCGCCCTGGGCCACGATCCTCACCAACCACGACCAGGAGCGCGCGATTACCCAACTCGGCGGCGACCTCGCCCGCACCCGCCTCGCCACCGCCGTGCTGTTCACCCTTCCGGGCGTGCCCTTCGTCTATTACGGCGAGGAACTTGGGCTCCGTGGCGCCAAGCCGGATCCGGAGTTGCGCACGCCGATGCCGTGGACGCCCGAGTCGCCCCATGCGGGCTTCACACCCGCCGGGGTCGCACCGTGGCACCCGCTCACGGCCGCCATCGCCACCGAGAACGTGGCGACCCAGGAGGCCGATCCGCACTCGATGCTCGCGCTTTACCGGCGACTTGTCCGGCTCAACGCAAATTCGCCCGCGCTGCGCCACGGCCAGCCGGTCGCCGTGACTGGGAACGATCGTTCCGTGTACGCCACGCTCCGGCAAACGCCGGCGGAGGTCGTCCTCGTCATCGCCAACTTCACGGCGCGCCCCCGGCCTGGCCCGCAGTTGTCCGCCGTCGTCTCTTGTATCCAGGTCGGCTGGACCGCCACGGAGCTGCTGCAGGGCGCAGCGGTCGCCGCGGTGCAAACAAACGCCCAGGGCGGATTCGCCCAGTACGCTCCGCTCGCGGAGCTCGCGCCGCTCACGCTGTACGTCGTGCGCTGGCGGGCGCCTTGA
- a CDS encoding TonB-dependent receptor: MQNRTSKANVRRRLLQGAALAMLLTQSAITAAGQTAPAATPTNDPAAPAKEAPAAEPIVKLDEYRVTAGFASSLTVAATAKAEAPTITEVVIAEDIGKLPDISIADSLARLPGLATQRLNGRSEVINIRGLPGDFSTALFNGREQVSSGSNRSVEFDQYPAELLSGAVVYKTADASLIGQGLSGTVDMRTVRPLSQGKRTIAFNALYERTQFEPLVAGTERDGKRASISYIDQFMDGKLGVAVGFAHADDPGQGKQWNAWGYPNVDASVATGAPYVLGGAKPFVRSSQMKRNGFMGVVEFKPNSFFHTTFDLFRSKFKEDQSLKGIEIPLQWSSATLQPGFTVDRGVITKATYGNVFGVARNDGVFRNNDIWALGWNLKFGDGTGWTTVADLSYSRIYRKDIVLETYSGYGANQAGTADRLTYQLQGSTGAIFTPTLDYTNATLMKLSSPQGWGGDVVSGGQVGYLKYIPTTDSLAAAKISTKHDLNFIFSSFEVGAHVNRRTKSEIEDGYYLALPNGAATAPLPTLTGITDLSFIGIKGLASYDPIQALSSGTYRAIKNPNADVISAAWNVKEEISLAFLQLNINRKLGSLPLTGNLGGQVVNTDQSSTGLSAIPINGATRTVPTTGGKKYTNFLPSLNLTLKVTPKTQVRMSLARQLARQRMADMAAGMNVGYNAALANSTDPYNSAFSASGGNPELRPWESNSFDLSLEHYFHDNKGYVALAGFYKDLRTYTYSQKTIADFSGYPTTGGTPATFLGAVNRPANGQGGSIKGLETSVQLPSELLLPAVRGFGVVLGGAYTESAIAPYGPGSQNTPIPGFSRKVGTATLYYERNGFSARVSTRYRSKFRANIYTFGPRGDNFQTVMAQKLIDAQVSYAFQKGSLKGLTFVIQAYNLNNEPEVTYQNEDSRLVTNYQKYGAWYSAGVSYKF; the protein is encoded by the coding sequence ATGCAAAACCGCACAAGCAAAGCAAACGTACGTCGGCGCCTTCTGCAGGGCGCCGCGCTGGCCATGCTGCTGACGCAGTCGGCCATTACGGCCGCAGGGCAGACCGCCCCGGCCGCCACCCCCACAAACGATCCTGCGGCGCCGGCGAAGGAGGCCCCTGCCGCTGAACCCATTGTCAAACTTGACGAGTACCGCGTGACCGCGGGCTTCGCCAGCAGTCTCACGGTGGCGGCGACGGCCAAGGCCGAAGCGCCCACCATCACGGAAGTCGTCATCGCCGAGGATATCGGCAAGCTTCCCGACATCAGCATCGCGGATTCGCTGGCCCGGTTGCCCGGCTTGGCGACCCAGCGGCTCAATGGCCGCAGCGAAGTGATCAACATCCGCGGCCTGCCCGGTGATTTCAGCACGGCCCTGTTCAATGGCCGCGAGCAGGTCAGCAGCGGCAGCAATCGCTCGGTCGAGTTCGACCAGTACCCCGCGGAGTTGCTGAGCGGCGCCGTGGTGTACAAGACGGCCGATGCCTCGCTGATCGGCCAGGGCCTTTCCGGCACGGTCGACATGCGCACGGTGCGCCCGCTCTCGCAGGGCAAGCGCACCATCGCGTTCAACGCCCTGTACGAGCGCACGCAGTTCGAGCCGCTCGTCGCGGGCACGGAACGCGACGGCAAGCGCGCGTCGATCTCCTACATCGACCAGTTCATGGACGGTAAGCTCGGCGTCGCCGTCGGGTTTGCCCACGCCGATGACCCGGGCCAGGGCAAGCAGTGGAATGCCTGGGGCTATCCCAACGTCGACGCGTCCGTCGCCACGGGTGCGCCTTACGTGCTGGGCGGCGCGAAGCCGTTCGTGCGTTCGAGCCAGATGAAGCGCAACGGCTTCATGGGCGTCGTGGAGTTCAAGCCCAACAGTTTCTTCCACACGACGTTCGATCTGTTCCGCTCGAAGTTTAAGGAGGACCAGTCGCTCAAGGGCATCGAGATCCCGCTGCAGTGGAGCTCCGCGACGCTGCAACCCGGCTTCACCGTTGACCGTGGCGTCATCACCAAGGCGACCTACGGCAATGTCTTCGGGGTGGCGCGCAACGACGGCGTGTTCCGCAACAACGACATCTGGGCGCTTGGCTGGAACCTCAAGTTCGGCGACGGCACCGGCTGGACCACGGTCGCGGACCTGAGCTACTCCCGCATCTATCGCAAGGACATCGTGCTCGAGACCTATTCGGGCTACGGCGCCAACCAGGCCGGCACGGCGGATCGCCTCACCTACCAGCTGCAAGGCAGCACCGGCGCGATCTTCACGCCGACGCTCGACTATACCAATGCCACGCTGATGAAGCTCTCGAGCCCGCAAGGCTGGGGTGGCGACGTGGTGTCCGGTGGCCAAGTCGGCTATCTGAAGTACATCCCGACGACCGACTCGCTCGCGGCCGCGAAGATCTCCACGAAGCACGATCTGAACTTCATCTTCAGCAGCTTTGAGGTCGGCGCGCACGTGAACCGCCGCACGAAGTCGGAGATCGAGGACGGCTACTATCTCGCGTTGCCGAATGGTGCGGCCACGGCTCCGTTGCCGACGCTGACCGGCATCACCGACCTCAGCTTCATCGGCATCAAGGGCCTCGCTTCCTATGACCCGATCCAGGCCCTCAGCAGCGGCACGTACCGCGCGATCAAGAATCCGAATGCGGACGTGATTTCCGCGGCCTGGAACGTGAAAGAGGAAATCTCGCTGGCGTTCCTGCAGTTGAATATCAACCGGAAGCTCGGCTCGCTGCCGCTGACCGGCAACCTCGGCGGCCAAGTCGTCAACACCGACCAGAGCTCGACCGGCCTATCGGCGATTCCGATCAACGGCGCGACCCGTACGGTGCCGACCACGGGCGGCAAGAAGTACACCAACTTCCTCCCGAGCCTGAACCTGACGCTGAAGGTCACGCCGAAGACCCAGGTGCGCATGAGCCTCGCCCGGCAGCTCGCCCGCCAGCGCATGGCGGACATGGCGGCCGGCATGAACGTCGGTTACAACGCGGCCCTCGCGAACTCCACGGACCCGTACAACAGCGCGTTCAGCGCCTCGGGCGGCAACCCCGAGCTGCGGCCCTGGGAGTCGAACTCCTTCGACCTCTCGCTCGAGCACTACTTCCACGACAACAAGGGCTACGTCGCGCTGGCCGGCTTCTACAAGGACCTGCGCACGTACACCTACTCGCAGAAGACGATCGCCGACTTCTCCGGCTATCCGACGACCGGCGGCACGCCGGCGACCTTCCTTGGCGCGGTGAACCGTCCGGCGAACGGCCAGGGTGGCTCGATCAAAGGCCTCGAGACCTCGGTGCAGCTGCCGAGCGAACTGCTGCTGCCCGCGGTGCGCGGCTTCGGTGTCGTCCTTGGCGGCGCCTACACCGAGAGCGCGATCGCGCCCTATGGCCCGGGCTCGCAGAACACCCCGATCCCGGGCTTCTCCCGCAAGGTCGGCACCGCGACGCTCTACTATGAGCGCAACGGCTTCTCGGCCCGCGTGAGCACGCGGTATCGCTCCAAGTTCCGCGCCAACATCTACACGTTCGGCCCCCGCGGGGACAACTTCCAGACCGTCATGGCGCAGAAGTTGATCGACGCGCAGGTGAGCTACGCCTTCCAGAAGGGCTCGTTGAAGGGGCTCACGTTCGTCATCCAGGCCTACAACCTGAACAACGAACCTGAGGTCACGTATCAGAACGAGGACTCGCGCCTGGTGACGAACTACCAGAAGTACGGCGCTTGGTACTCGGCCGGCGTCTCGTACAAGTTCTGA
- a CDS encoding TIM-barrel domain-containing protein: protein MLLPRPSLFRALVIAVTATAASWLQAVDLSALRPIGDVQTVARQERGLTLTCADGATVQLLVLAPDLVRVRTRFAGQPAGPDHSWAIARTDWPVVPWQVRETPESVTLTTAELVVEVRRSPLLVTFRDPAGRTINADERPMGRDAATGRVGAAKRLGLDEHFYGLGEKAARLDRRRSEFVMWNSDTPGYVEGTDPIYQSIPFYVGLEDGRAYGLFYDNSHRTVFDLGRTTQEYAGFAADGGEIDYYFFQGPGLKKILGRYTELTGRMPLPPRWALGHQQSRYSYYPAAMVEEIVAQYRRRDLPLDVVYLDIHYMDGYRVFTWDPKRFPDPAGMSARLAKQGVKVVTIVDPGVKYQPEGGYAVFDEGMAKDFFLRRTDGRPYIGEVWPGKAVFVDYTREDARRWWGDLHRKLLDGGVAGIWTDMNEPSDFLDKTGETQRDVVFDDRGARTLYGKNRNTFALNMARATYEGLQRLRPNDRPFVITRAGYAGVQRYSTVWTGDNNATFESLALNIPMFASLGLSGQAFVGSDVPGFIGRGDGELLARSYQLASLVPLCRNHGAIDNYDHEPWRYGAPYEAIVREYLKLRYRLMPYLYTTLEEAHRTGVPWFRPLLLEFQDDPSTLNLDDSFMVGPALLAAPVVRAGERAKDVYLPRGRWYDFWTGESVEGGELRRCDAPLSRMPLFVRGGSVLVTTEPMAYVAEKPWDPVRFEIYPDAAGAAAGSLYEDDGQTPAYLQGAWRRTAVSCVRSGAELRVRLAAPEGPFVPAPRKFEVVVRNAGPANTVILDGQTLPATTTEDLPNRWKHDAAGVVTVILPDDSRPHEIVIR, encoded by the coding sequence ATGCTCCTCCCTCGTCCCTCCCTTTTTCGCGCCCTCGTGATCGCCGTCACGGCGACGGCGGCGTCCTGGCTCCAGGCGGTCGATCTCAGCGCCCTGCGTCCGATTGGCGACGTGCAGACGGTGGCGCGGCAGGAACGTGGGCTTACGCTGACGTGCGCCGATGGGGCGACCGTGCAGCTGTTGGTGCTGGCGCCGGATCTGGTGCGCGTGCGCACGCGGTTCGCGGGGCAGCCGGCGGGGCCGGACCACTCCTGGGCGATCGCCCGGACGGACTGGCCGGTGGTGCCGTGGCAGGTGCGGGAGACGCCGGAGAGTGTCACGCTGACGACGGCGGAGCTGGTGGTGGAGGTGCGGCGGTCGCCGCTGCTGGTGACGTTCCGCGATCCGGCGGGGCGCACGATCAATGCCGACGAGCGGCCGATGGGGCGCGACGCGGCGACGGGCCGGGTGGGCGCGGCGAAGCGCCTGGGGCTCGATGAGCATTTCTACGGGCTGGGGGAAAAGGCCGCGCGGCTCGACCGCCGGCGCAGTGAATTTGTCATGTGGAATTCGGATACGCCGGGCTACGTCGAGGGCACGGATCCGATCTACCAGAGCATTCCCTTCTATGTCGGGCTGGAGGACGGCCGGGCGTACGGGCTCTTCTACGACAACTCGCACCGCACGGTCTTTGACCTGGGGCGGACGACGCAGGAGTACGCCGGCTTCGCGGCGGACGGCGGGGAGATCGACTACTACTTTTTCCAGGGACCGGGGCTGAAAAAGATCCTCGGCCGCTACACGGAGCTGACGGGCCGGATGCCGCTGCCGCCACGGTGGGCGCTGGGCCACCAGCAGAGCCGCTACAGCTATTACCCGGCGGCGATGGTCGAGGAGATCGTTGCCCAGTACCGCCGCCGGGACCTCCCGTTGGACGTCGTGTACCTGGACATCCACTACATGGACGGCTACCGCGTGTTCACCTGGGATCCAAAGCGTTTTCCGGATCCGGCGGGGATGTCAGCGCGGCTGGCGAAGCAGGGCGTGAAGGTCGTCACAATCGTGGATCCCGGCGTGAAGTATCAGCCCGAGGGGGGATACGCGGTGTTCGACGAAGGCATGGCGAAGGACTTTTTCCTGCGGCGGACCGATGGCCGCCCCTACATTGGCGAAGTCTGGCCGGGGAAGGCGGTGTTCGTGGACTACACCCGCGAGGACGCGCGCCGCTGGTGGGGCGACCTCCATCGCAAGCTGCTCGACGGCGGGGTGGCGGGCATCTGGACGGACATGAACGAGCCCTCGGATTTCCTGGACAAGACCGGCGAGACGCAGCGCGACGTGGTCTTCGACGACCGCGGGGCGCGGACGCTTTACGGCAAGAACCGAAACACCTTTGCGCTGAACATGGCGCGGGCGACGTACGAAGGCCTGCAGCGGCTGCGGCCGAACGATCGACCCTTCGTCATCACGCGCGCGGGCTATGCCGGCGTGCAGCGGTACTCGACGGTGTGGACGGGGGACAACAACGCGACGTTTGAGTCGCTCGCGCTGAACATTCCGATGTTCGCGTCGCTTGGGCTGTCGGGGCAGGCCTTCGTCGGGTCGGACGTCCCGGGCTTCATCGGCCGCGGTGATGGCGAACTGCTGGCGCGGAGCTATCAACTAGCCTCGCTGGTGCCGCTGTGCCGGAACCATGGGGCGATCGACAATTACGACCACGAGCCGTGGCGGTACGGGGCGCCGTACGAGGCGATCGTGCGCGAGTACCTGAAGCTGCGGTATCGGCTGATGCCCTACCTATACACCACGCTCGAGGAGGCGCACCGGACGGGAGTGCCGTGGTTCCGGCCGCTCCTGCTCGAGTTCCAGGACGATCCCTCGACGCTGAACCTGGACGACAGCTTCATGGTCGGCCCGGCGCTGCTGGCGGCGCCCGTGGTGCGGGCGGGCGAGCGGGCGAAGGATGTCTACCTGCCGCGCGGCCGCTGGTACGATTTCTGGACGGGCGAGAGCGTTGAAGGCGGCGAACTTCGCCGATGCGACGCGCCGCTGAGCCGGATGCCGCTGTTCGTGCGCGGCGGTTCGGTGCTGGTGACCACGGAACCGATGGCGTATGTCGCGGAGAAGCCCTGGGACCCGGTGCGGTTCGAGATCTACCCGGATGCCGCGGGGGCGGCCGCGGGCTCACTTTACGAGGACGACGGCCAGACGCCGGCATACCTGCAGGGCGCGTGGCGGCGGACGGCGGTGAGCTGCGTCCGTTCCGGCGCGGAGTTGCGCGTGAGACTAGCGGCGCCGGAAGGTCCCTTCGTGCCCGCGCCGAGGAAATTTGAAGTCGTGGTGCGCAACGCGGGTCCGGCCAACACCGTCATACTGGACGGCCAGACGCTGCCCGCGACGACCACGGAAGACCTGCCGAACCGGTGGAAGCACGACGCAGCCGGCGTAGTGACGGTGATCTTGCCCGACGACTCGCGCCCCCACGAAATCGTCATTCGTTAG
- the malQ gene encoding 4-alpha-glucanotransferase, with protein sequence MSASSTTWLDTRSAGVLAHISSLPGRYGIGNLGPGARAFMDLLADAGVRYWQICPIGPTGFGDSPYQLFSGRAGNPYFIDLAELVEDGLLKESELAPLSALPAERVDYGRLYENFWLVLGRAYDRFADRAGDELPGLGSFAEFRRQNQDWLEPFADFMALKSHFGGYPWTYWPAEYRTWRPSMRAVLPGATRREADRQAFYQYVFFGQWQRLRTYAREKGVGIIGDVPIFVALDSADTWQNRAVFRLDPAGQPVVVAGVPPDYFSATGQLWGNPLYDWDYLAQTGYAWWIDRLRAAFSLYDIIRLDHFRGFDTYWEIPATASDARGGVWRKGPGQAFFTAVKQALPEARIIAEDLGYIGPDVVALRQAAGLPGMKILQFAYGHDAHNVNLPHYFRPGSVAYIGTHDNNTARGWLEAVPPELAQQIDTYFQLHGERSAWPMIRVLLSTVSRLAVVTMQDLLDLPAAATLNRPGTCEGNWQWRFTMVQLNELRRDRLPTLRDWIGTYDRAGDHAIVEYSEPMAR encoded by the coding sequence ATGTCCGCATCCTCGACGACCTGGCTTGATACCCGCAGTGCGGGAGTGCTGGCGCACATTTCTTCGCTGCCGGGGAGGTATGGCATCGGCAACCTGGGCCCGGGCGCCCGTGCCTTCATGGACCTGCTGGCCGACGCGGGCGTGCGGTACTGGCAGATCTGTCCGATCGGGCCGACGGGCTTCGGCGATTCGCCGTACCAGCTCTTTTCCGGTCGGGCGGGCAACCCATACTTCATCGACCTGGCGGAGCTGGTGGAGGACGGCCTGTTGAAGGAATCGGAGCTGGCGCCCCTGAGCGCGCTGCCGGCGGAGCGGGTGGATTACGGCCGGCTATACGAGAATTTCTGGCTGGTGCTCGGCCGCGCGTACGATCGCTTCGCCGATCGGGCAGGGGATGAACTGCCAGGGCTGGGGTCGTTTGCCGAGTTTCGGCGGCAGAACCAGGACTGGCTGGAGCCGTTTGCCGATTTCATGGCGCTGAAGTCGCACTTCGGCGGGTACCCCTGGACGTATTGGCCGGCCGAGTACCGGACCTGGCGGCCGTCGATGCGCGCGGTGCTGCCGGGGGCGACGCGGCGGGAGGCGGACCGGCAGGCGTTTTACCAGTACGTCTTCTTTGGCCAGTGGCAGCGGCTGCGGACGTATGCGCGGGAAAAAGGCGTGGGGATCATCGGTGACGTGCCGATCTTCGTTGCGCTCGACAGCGCCGACACGTGGCAGAACCGGGCGGTATTCCGCCTCGATCCGGCGGGCCAGCCGGTGGTGGTGGCGGGTGTGCCGCCGGACTACTTCTCGGCGACGGGCCAGCTTTGGGGCAACCCGCTGTACGATTGGGATTACCTGGCGCAGACCGGGTACGCCTGGTGGATCGATCGGCTCCGCGCGGCGTTCTCGTTGTACGACATCATCCGGCTGGATCACTTCCGCGGCTTCGACACGTACTGGGAAATCCCGGCGACAGCCTCGGATGCGCGCGGCGGCGTGTGGCGGAAGGGACCGGGGCAGGCGTTTTTCACGGCGGTGAAGCAGGCGTTGCCCGAGGCGCGGATCATCGCGGAGGACCTGGGCTACATTGGGCCGGACGTGGTGGCGCTGCGTCAGGCGGCGGGGCTGCCCGGGATGAAGATCCTGCAGTTCGCGTACGGGCACGATGCGCACAACGTGAACCTGCCGCACTATTTCCGGCCGGGCAGCGTCGCGTACATCGGCACGCACGACAACAACACGGCCCGGGGCTGGCTGGAGGCGGTGCCGCCGGAGCTGGCGCAACAGATCGACACGTATTTTCAGCTGCATGGCGAGCGATCCGCGTGGCCGATGATCCGGGTGCTGCTCTCGACGGTGTCGCGGCTGGCGGTGGTGACGATGCAGGACCTGCTCGACCTGCCGGCGGCGGCGACGCTGAACCGGCCGGGGACCTGCGAAGGCAACTGGCAGTGGCGTTTCACGATGGTGCAGTTGAATGAACTCCGGCGCGATCGGCTGCCGACGCTGCGCGACTGGATCGGCACGTACGACCGCGCGGGCGACCACGCGATCGTCGAGTACAGCGAGCCCATGGCGCGCTGA
- a CDS encoding MFS transporter, whose translation MNFGFLGIQFGWGLQMANMSPIYKYLGAADEQIAKLWLAAPLTGLLVQPIVGAMSDRTWGWLGRRRPYFLIGAILSTIALLLMPNAGSLAEWLIPHLPKFYMAAGLLWVLDASINISMEPFRAFVADKLPEEQRGTGFAMQSFFIGVGAVVAGLLPWMLRNWFGVSPAADGANALPLNVKISFYVGAAAFLTAVLWTVISTKEEPPADMEAFRRKKSETKGIGPLVREIGSALAEMPTTMRRLAVVQFFTWMGLFCMWLHFSNAVPVIFGSGDPSSDLFKRGAEWAGVCYATKDAVTFLAAFVLMAAARKLDRRWLHAVCLVLGAVGLLAVGFIHGEEQRFLLLGALALGGIAWASILSMPYAILSGALPPERMGVYMGIFNFFIVLPEILAALFFGGIVKHVLHGNLVWAVMAGGGFMLLAAAALAFVPAEPRAEPAQGAGVAG comes from the coding sequence ATGAATTTCGGCTTTCTGGGCATCCAGTTCGGCTGGGGGCTGCAGATGGCCAACATGAGTCCGATCTACAAGTACCTCGGCGCGGCCGATGAGCAGATCGCGAAGCTCTGGCTGGCGGCGCCGCTGACGGGGTTGCTGGTGCAGCCGATCGTCGGGGCGATGAGCGATCGCACCTGGGGATGGCTGGGGCGGCGGCGGCCGTATTTCCTGATTGGCGCGATATTGAGCACGATCGCGCTGCTCCTGATGCCCAACGCCGGGTCGCTGGCGGAGTGGCTGATCCCGCACCTGCCGAAGTTCTACATGGCGGCGGGGCTGCTCTGGGTGCTCGACGCGAGCATTAACATCTCGATGGAGCCGTTCCGCGCGTTTGTGGCAGACAAGCTGCCCGAGGAGCAGCGGGGCACCGGCTTCGCGATGCAGAGCTTCTTCATTGGGGTCGGCGCGGTGGTGGCGGGATTGCTGCCGTGGATGCTGCGCAACTGGTTCGGCGTGAGCCCGGCGGCCGACGGCGCGAACGCACTCCCGTTGAACGTGAAAATCTCGTTCTACGTGGGCGCGGCGGCGTTCCTGACGGCGGTGCTCTGGACGGTGATTTCAACGAAAGAGGAGCCGCCGGCGGACATGGAGGCGTTCCGGCGGAAGAAGTCGGAGACGAAGGGAATCGGACCGCTGGTGCGGGAGATCGGCAGCGCGCTGGCGGAGATGCCGACGACGATGCGGCGCCTCGCGGTGGTGCAGTTCTTCACCTGGATGGGGCTGTTCTGCATGTGGCTGCATTTTTCGAACGCGGTGCCGGTGATCTTTGGCAGCGGCGATCCGAGCTCGGATCTGTTCAAGCGCGGCGCGGAGTGGGCGGGGGTGTGTTATGCGACAAAGGACGCCGTGACTTTCCTGGCGGCGTTCGTGCTGATGGCGGCGGCGCGGAAGCTGGATCGGCGATGGCTGCATGCCGTGTGCCTCGTGCTCGGCGCGGTTGGACTGCTGGCGGTGGGCTTCATCCACGGCGAGGAGCAACGCTTCCTGCTGCTGGGCGCGCTGGCGCTGGGCGGCATTGCGTGGGCGTCGATTCTGTCGATGCCGTATGCGATCCTGTCGGGTGCGCTGCCGCCGGAGCGGATGGGCGTGTACATGGGCATCTTCAATTTCTTCATCGTGCTGCCCGAGATCCTGGCGGCGTTGTTCTTCGGCGGGATCGTGAAGCACGTCCTCCATGGGAACCTCGTTTGGGCCGTGATGGCCGGCGGCGGCTTCATGCTCCTGGCCGCGGCGGCGCTGGCCTTTGTGCCGGCCGAGCCGCGCGCGGAGCCCGCGCAAGGCGCAGGCGTTGCTGGTTGA